The following coding sequences lie in one Cronobacter universalis NCTC 9529 genomic window:
- a CDS encoding helix-turn-helix domain-containing protein, translating to MTGEQTRRTSAGFLEDFLNGDVIASNDGMPESGASLVQLIRRERDNPGVTVPAVAEPLLVWIVSGQAQVSEREGAGEWETRLAQPGTFYLTATTTPYDMRWTLPEGKPFTVMHIYLALALLDDAFRLCHGIAYAQGEIDDVAAGADPHLDKLLGWCWQEVAHPQQGSGAILAGALKSLAVYLVRHYGRARGESGTARPHALPAWKLQKVKQHLQANLAAPFHLPTLAKMCGMSSWHLSRQFRQATGMSPSEWFIHQRIQRACRLLRETALPVIDIACEVGYASPSHFSQVFRKRTGMQPAAYRRR from the coding sequence ATGACCGGGGAGCAGACCAGGCGCACCAGCGCCGGTTTTCTTGAGGATTTCCTGAACGGCGATGTGATCGCCAGTAATGACGGTATGCCTGAGAGCGGCGCCAGCCTGGTGCAGCTCATCCGCCGCGAGCGCGACAACCCCGGCGTCACGGTGCCGGCCGTGGCGGAGCCGCTGCTGGTGTGGATCGTCTCCGGCCAGGCGCAGGTCAGCGAACGCGAAGGCGCGGGGGAATGGGAAACGCGTCTCGCGCAGCCCGGCACGTTTTATCTCACCGCCACCACGACGCCTTACGATATGCGCTGGACGCTGCCAGAAGGCAAGCCTTTTACCGTTATGCATATTTACCTGGCGCTGGCGCTGCTGGATGACGCCTTCCGGCTGTGCCACGGCATAGCGTATGCGCAGGGGGAGATTGACGATGTCGCCGCAGGCGCCGATCCGCATCTGGATAAGCTGCTCGGCTGGTGCTGGCAGGAGGTGGCGCATCCGCAACAAGGCAGCGGCGCGATACTTGCGGGCGCGTTAAAAAGCCTGGCGGTGTATCTCGTCAGGCATTACGGCAGAGCGCGGGGAGAGAGCGGCACGGCGCGCCCTCATGCGCTGCCCGCCTGGAAATTGCAGAAGGTGAAACAACATTTGCAGGCGAATCTCGCCGCGCCGTTTCATCTGCCGACGCTCGCGAAGATGTGTGGCATGAGCAGCTGGCACTTGTCGCGGCAGTTCAGACAGGCGACCGGCATGTCGCCGTCGGAGTGGTTTATTCACCAGCGTATTCAGCGGGCGTGCCGCCTGCTGCGGGAAACCGCGCTCCCGGTGATTGATATCGCCTGCGAGGTGGGGTACGCCAGCCCCAGCCACTTTTCGCAGGTGTTCCGAAAGAGAACGGGGATGCAGCCGGCGGCGTACCGCCGGCGTTAG
- a CDS encoding SDR family NAD(P)-dependent oxidoreductase, with protein sequence MYMQNEFENHVVIVTGAASGIGKALVTLFHQRGAKIIAEDINPQVNALAQENIVPLVADISADGSAERAVELAVSHFGKLDVLINNAGRILYKPIGAMSREEWEWQMATNVTGAFLHTREAMKQMTTQGRGAIVNIASYASYFTFPGIAAYAASKGALAQLTRTAALEGIAHGIRVNAVGAGDVVTNILNHFREDGREFLAEHGQSAPIGRAAEPHEIAEVAAFLASERASFIVGAVVMADGGMTVPVS encoded by the coding sequence ATGTATATGCAGAATGAATTTGAAAACCATGTGGTTATCGTGACGGGCGCGGCGAGCGGGATCGGTAAAGCCCTGGTGACGCTGTTTCACCAGCGCGGCGCGAAGATTATCGCCGAAGATATTAATCCGCAGGTCAATGCGCTGGCGCAGGAAAATATTGTGCCGCTGGTGGCGGATATTTCCGCGGACGGCTCGGCGGAGCGCGCGGTCGAACTGGCGGTCAGCCATTTCGGCAAACTGGATGTGCTTATCAATAATGCCGGGCGCATTCTGTACAAGCCCATCGGGGCGATGAGCCGCGAAGAGTGGGAGTGGCAGATGGCGACGAACGTCACGGGCGCGTTTTTACACACCCGCGAAGCGATGAAGCAGATGACCACGCAGGGCCGCGGGGCTATCGTCAACATCGCCTCTTACGCGTCTTACTTTACGTTTCCAGGCATCGCCGCGTATGCCGCCTCGAAAGGCGCGCTGGCCCAGCTCACCCGCACCGCCGCGCTTGAAGGCATTGCGCACGGCATTCGCGTTAACGCCGTCGGCGCGGGCGATGTCGTTACCAATATCCTCAATCACTTTCGGGAAGACGGGCGCGAATTCCTGGCGGAGCACGGTCAGAGCGCGCCCATCGGGCGGGCCGCCGAACCCCATGAGATTGCTGAAGTGGCCGCCTTTCTGGCGTCAGAGCGCGCGAGCTTTATCGTCGGCGCGGTGGTGATGGCCGACGGCGGCATGACGGTGCCGGTCAGTTGA
- a CDS encoding EAL and HDOD domain-containing protein, translated as MYSFIARQPIFDAALNTVAYELLYRNGLTNTFPLVTEEYATNHLLAEQFLVTPLQRLVGQHTSYINFPHEMIVNGLAQTLPAEKVVIEIHQNAAPEPELLKMVREMYYKGFRFALDNFRLSDAWANFLPYVTIIKFDIQALTPQEVSAFIRDNNISQRKLLAEKVETREQFNLYKEMGFQRFQGYFYGEPEMIKTRKLPEQQMFILQLLNEVVSANPDMRKIEELISRDVAITYKLMRYVNNIKYKINHHANADVLPFRNILYFLGLSELRRFIAILAVTHSSEPAVTELFNYSLACGRFCEMAVAHTGADINENDAFIAGLFSRLDIILSVPMAVLIEQITVPAIVREALLNRGGTLGALLNLYEGYEQNHWQGVTQGMKQLNMSEAQVTKLFLDAVEWGDRII; from the coding sequence ATGTATTCCTTTATCGCCAGGCAGCCCATCTTTGACGCCGCGCTAAATACCGTCGCGTATGAGCTGCTTTATCGCAATGGATTGACCAATACGTTTCCGCTGGTGACGGAAGAATACGCCACCAACCATCTGCTTGCGGAGCAGTTCCTCGTCACGCCGCTGCAACGCCTGGTGGGGCAACATACGTCATATATTAATTTTCCTCATGAGATGATCGTCAACGGCCTGGCGCAAACGCTGCCGGCGGAAAAGGTGGTGATCGAAATTCACCAGAACGCGGCCCCGGAACCCGAGCTGTTAAAGATGGTGCGGGAGATGTACTACAAAGGGTTTCGTTTCGCGCTGGATAACTTCCGGCTCAGCGACGCCTGGGCGAATTTCCTGCCCTATGTCACCATTATTAAGTTCGATATTCAGGCATTGACGCCGCAGGAAGTGTCAGCTTTTATCCGCGATAATAATATCAGCCAGCGAAAATTGCTGGCGGAAAAAGTCGAAACCCGCGAGCAGTTTAACCTTTACAAAGAGATGGGGTTCCAGCGTTTCCAGGGCTATTTTTATGGCGAGCCGGAAATGATTAAGACCCGTAAGCTGCCGGAGCAGCAGATGTTTATTCTGCAACTGCTCAATGAGGTCGTGTCGGCCAACCCGGATATGCGCAAAATAGAAGAGCTAATCAGCCGCGATGTGGCGATTACGTATAAGCTGATGCGTTATGTCAATAACATTAAATATAAGATTAATCATCACGCTAATGCGGATGTGCTGCCGTTTCGCAATATTCTCTATTTCTTAGGCTTAAGCGAACTGCGCCGGTTTATCGCGATCCTGGCGGTGACGCACAGCAGCGAACCGGCGGTGACGGAGCTCTTTAACTACAGCCTCGCCTGCGGGCGATTCTGCGAAATGGCGGTGGCGCACACGGGGGCCGATATCAATGAAAACGACGCCTTTATCGCCGGGCTGTTCTCGCGGCTGGATATTATCCTCAGCGTGCCGATGGCGGTGTTAATTGAGCAGATAACCGTACCGGCGATTGTGCGCGAGGCGCTCTTAAACCGCGGCGGCACGCTCGGCGCGCTGCTGAATCTCTATGAAGGCTATGAGCAGAATCACTGGCAGGGCGTGACGCAAGGGATGAAACAGCTCAATATGAGTGAAGCGCAGGTGACAAAACTCTTCCTCGACGCGGTGGAGTGGGGTGACAGGATCATTTAA
- a CDS encoding NUDIX domain-containing protein → MPSVREKVRIVETQTLSDDWYLLKKYTFDYQRRDGQWQRQSREAYDRGNGATILLYNRAERCVILTRQFRLPVFLNGYDGLLTETAAGLLDEADPETRIRAEAEEETGYLVDNVEKVFEAYMSPGSVTEKLYFFTGEYDPARRSGAGGGVAEEGEDIEVVKMPIDDALRAVRDGEIVDAKTIMLLQYAALNAIL, encoded by the coding sequence ATGCCATCTGTTCGTGAAAAAGTACGCATTGTTGAAACGCAAACCCTGTCTGACGACTGGTATCTGCTAAAGAAATACACGTTTGATTACCAGCGCCGCGACGGCCAGTGGCAGCGGCAGAGCCGCGAAGCCTACGACCGCGGCAACGGCGCGACCATCCTGCTCTATAACCGCGCCGAGCGCTGCGTCATTCTCACCCGCCAGTTTCGCCTGCCGGTTTTCCTCAACGGCTACGACGGCTTACTGACCGAAACGGCGGCGGGCCTGCTGGATGAAGCCGATCCCGAAACGCGCATCCGCGCCGAAGCCGAAGAAGAGACCGGCTATCTGGTGGATAACGTCGAAAAAGTGTTTGAAGCCTATATGAGCCCCGGCTCGGTCACGGAAAAACTCTATTTCTTCACTGGCGAATACGATCCGGCGCGGCGAAGCGGCGCGGGCGGCGGCGTCGCGGAAGAAGGCGAGGATATTGAGGTGGTCAAAATGCCCATTGATGACGCGCTGCGCGCGGTGCGCGACGGTGAGATTGTCGATGCCAAAACCATCATGCTGCTGCAATACGCGGCGCTGAACGCGATACTCTAA
- a CDS encoding DeoR/GlpR family DNA-binding transcription regulator produces the protein MLTSQRKKLILEKLAAEGQVQSRALSEWFNVSEDTIRRDLRELSAEGRLQRVHGGALPASAAVVDYAGRSQLSIDSKRAVARRAAALIEPGQIVMLDGGTTTGELVKCLSPDLAITVITHSPGIALQLVEHPRIEVILIGGRLFKHSIVSVGAAAIEAMSHLRADLFFLGVTGVHAEAGLSTGDYEEACVKRALASRAAETVVMASREKLNAASAFCIGDMSLVNTLVVEGDTADSLLAPFENLGVTVVRA, from the coding sequence ATGCTGACGTCACAACGTAAGAAGCTCATTCTGGAAAAGCTGGCGGCGGAAGGGCAGGTGCAGTCCCGCGCGCTCAGCGAGTGGTTTAACGTTTCCGAAGATACGATCCGGCGCGACTTGCGCGAGCTTTCGGCCGAAGGCCGCCTGCAGCGGGTTCACGGCGGGGCGCTGCCCGCTTCGGCGGCGGTGGTGGATTACGCCGGGCGCAGCCAGCTCTCCATCGACTCCAAGCGGGCGGTCGCGCGCCGCGCCGCCGCGCTGATTGAACCGGGGCAGATCGTGATGCTCGACGGCGGCACCACGACGGGCGAACTGGTGAAATGCCTGTCGCCGGACCTCGCCATTACGGTGATCACCCACAGCCCCGGCATTGCATTACAACTGGTAGAGCATCCGCGCATTGAGGTGATCCTCATCGGCGGACGGCTGTTTAAACATTCGATCGTCTCGGTGGGGGCGGCGGCCATTGAAGCCATGAGCCATCTGCGCGCCGACCTGTTCTTTCTGGGCGTCACCGGCGTGCACGCCGAAGCGGGTCTCAGCACCGGCGATTACGAAGAGGCGTGCGTGAAGCGCGCGCTGGCCTCGCGCGCGGCGGAAACCGTAGTGATGGCGTCGCGGGAAAAGCTCAACGCCGCCTCGGCGTTTTGTATTGGCGATATGTCGCTGGTGAACACGCTGGTTGTCGAGGGCGATACCGCTGACAGCCTGCTCGCGCCTTTTGAAAACCTGGGCGTGACGGTTGTCAGAGCGTAG
- the lpxP gene encoding kdo(2)-lipid IV(A) palmitoleoyltransferase produces the protein MNNVMPFSRALLHPRYWFTWLGLGLLWLLVQMPHPLLMRLGAFLGRNSRRFLKRREKILRRNLELCFPHFSDAQKEQLIQENFLSLGMALLETGMAWFWSDARIKKWFNVEGLHHLHQASAQQRGVIVIGVHFMSLELGGRVMGLCKPMMAMYRPHNNKAMEWAQTKGRMRSNKAMIDRKDLKGMVNALKQGEAVWFAPDQDYGPRGSTFAPLFAVNDAATTRGTYVLSRLSNAAMLTIVMIRNPDASGYKLIIQPELQGYPREDEAAAACYMNKVIEREILRAPEQYLWIHRRFKTRPAGEASLYT, from the coding sequence ATGAATAACGTCATGCCTTTTTCCCGGGCGCTGCTGCACCCACGTTACTGGTTTACCTGGCTGGGTCTCGGCCTGCTGTGGCTGCTGGTGCAGATGCCGCATCCGCTGCTGATGCGCCTCGGCGCGTTTCTCGGCCGCAATTCGCGCCGCTTCCTGAAGCGCCGTGAAAAAATCCTGCGCCGTAACCTTGAACTCTGCTTCCCGCACTTCAGCGACGCGCAAAAAGAGCAGCTGATTCAGGAAAATTTCCTGTCGCTCGGCATGGCGCTGCTGGAAACCGGCATGGCCTGGTTCTGGTCAGATGCGCGCATTAAAAAATGGTTTAACGTCGAAGGGCTGCATCACCTGCATCAGGCGAGCGCGCAGCAGCGCGGCGTTATTGTGATTGGCGTGCATTTTATGTCGCTGGAGCTCGGCGGGCGAGTGATGGGGCTGTGTAAGCCGATGATGGCGATGTACCGCCCGCACAACAATAAAGCGATGGAGTGGGCACAGACCAAAGGGCGCATGCGCTCCAATAAAGCGATGATTGACCGTAAAGATCTCAAAGGCATGGTCAATGCGCTGAAGCAGGGCGAAGCGGTCTGGTTTGCGCCGGACCAGGATTACGGCCCGCGCGGCAGCACCTTCGCGCCGCTGTTTGCGGTGAACGACGCCGCCACCACGCGCGGTACGTATGTGCTCTCACGCCTGAGCAACGCGGCGATGCTGACCATCGTGATGATCCGCAACCCTGACGCCAGCGGCTATAAGCTGATTATTCAGCCGGAGCTCCAGGGCTACCCGCGTGAAGACGAGGCTGCCGCCGCGTGCTACATGAACAAAGTGATCGAGCGTGAAATCCTGCGCGCGCCGGAGCAGTATCTCTGGATCCACCGCCGCTTTAAAACCCGCCCGGCGGGCGAAGCGTCGCTCTATACCTGA
- the zapE gene encoding cell division protein ZapE, whose amino-acid sequence MAGTAAPFSFRETMHLRAQEKALRLDADQTRLISELESLAAPLLAGRARFAGLYVWGRPGRGKSFIVDNFFASLPLAAKKRAHFHDFFRELHRRMVDKPLEQALRGQLGDARLLCFDEFHLHDPGDAMLAKKLLEVAQAMNITLILTSNYSPRELLAHPLYHELFVPSIALIEREMTIFALNGERDYRLDAGSDAGRFSEGAWLRPGTPEQRDALGLAVAHGNFVVTAGYHTFHAASPPDAVLHFTFAGICEAPTAVMDYLTLCETYSCWFIDNVPLLARVSPAAAQRFINLIDVLYDKQRQLFISSSYSVAEIIHGVALDDIGRTASRLAQLPVIQNPVTG is encoded by the coding sequence ATGGCCGGGACCGCCGCCCCCTTTTCGTTTCGCGAAACTATGCATCTGCGCGCGCAGGAAAAAGCGCTGCGCCTTGATGCAGACCAGACGCGGCTCATCAGTGAACTGGAAAGCCTCGCCGCGCCGCTGCTGGCGGGACGCGCGCGCTTCGCCGGGCTCTATGTCTGGGGCAGGCCGGGGCGCGGCAAAAGTTTTATCGTCGATAATTTCTTTGCCTCGCTGCCGCTGGCGGCGAAAAAGCGCGCCCACTTTCATGACTTTTTCCGCGAGCTGCATCGGCGCATGGTGGATAAACCGCTGGAGCAGGCATTGCGCGGGCAGCTGGGCGACGCGCGGCTGCTCTGCTTTGACGAATTCCATCTGCACGATCCGGGTGATGCGATGCTCGCGAAAAAGCTGTTAGAGGTGGCGCAGGCGATGAATATTACGCTGATCCTGACCTCCAACTATTCGCCGCGCGAGCTGCTAGCGCATCCGCTCTACCATGAGCTGTTTGTGCCGTCTATCGCGCTTATCGAGCGAGAGATGACAATTTTCGCGCTCAACGGCGAGCGCGACTATCGCCTTGACGCCGGGAGCGACGCCGGACGGTTCAGCGAGGGCGCGTGGCTGCGGCCCGGCACGCCTGAACAGCGTGACGCGCTCGGGCTTGCCGTGGCGCACGGCAACTTTGTGGTCACTGCCGGTTATCACACTTTTCATGCCGCGTCGCCGCCAGACGCGGTGCTGCATTTTACCTTTGCCGGAATATGTGAAGCACCGACGGCAGTCATGGATTATTTAACGCTGTGTGAAACCTATTCCTGCTGGTTTATTGATAATGTTCCGCTGCTCGCGCGCGTCAGCCCCGCGGCGGCGCAGCGGTTTATTAATCTTATTGATGTGCTTTATGATAAACAGCGCCAGTTATTTATTTCGAGCTCGTATTCGGTGGCGGAAATTATTCACGGTGTGGCGCTGGATGATATCGGGCGTACTGCCAGTCGGCTGGCGCAATTACCGGTAATACAAAATCCTGTTACGGGTTAA
- a CDS encoding Hok/Gef family protein yields MKDNTFIWCIIIVCVTVLVFTTLSRETLCELRLRGASMEVVASLACKSRE; encoded by the coding sequence ATGAAGGACAATACTTTTATCTGGTGCATTATTATTGTTTGTGTGACGGTATTAGTGTTCACCACCCTTTCACGGGAAACGCTTTGCGAGCTGCGCTTGCGGGGCGCGAGTATGGAGGTTGTCGCTTCACTGGCTTGTAAATCCAGAGAGTAA
- a CDS encoding cytochrome d ubiquinol oxidase subunit II, whose translation MTELLLSLPLLTLLCAGALAAGVLIYVLLDGADLGVGLLAPFQSPQARQQMNISLLPVWDGNETWLVLTAGALLAMFPVAFSILYSALYLPVYIMLLAMIARGVAIEYRHLRPRLFDALFIAGSWLTSLSQGATMGAWVEGITHDGARFTGGPMDWLSPFSVFCAIALSVGYALLGACWLIWRCEGELNAWARRQALWLVILTAALLAGLLVWTVQLNETYRLHLQLWRWSGPLVAMGLLAFLGVMLTLRQRRDFLPLAMTLLLFIAAFGGMLLAVFPFILPPNLLLIQAAAPPATQKLMLTAFGVFVPITLIYNSWGFWVFRGKIHAAKEE comes from the coding sequence ATGACTGAACTGCTGCTTTCACTGCCGCTGTTAACGCTGCTTTGCGCCGGCGCGCTCGCCGCAGGCGTGCTGATTTACGTACTGCTCGACGGCGCGGATCTTGGCGTGGGGCTGCTCGCGCCGTTTCAGTCGCCGCAGGCGCGCCAGCAGATGAATATTTCGCTGCTGCCGGTCTGGGACGGCAACGAAACCTGGCTGGTGCTGACCGCGGGCGCGCTGCTGGCGATGTTCCCCGTCGCTTTCAGCATCCTCTACAGCGCGCTCTACCTGCCGGTCTATATCATGCTGCTGGCGATGATTGCGCGCGGGGTGGCGATTGAGTACCGCCACCTGCGCCCGCGCCTGTTTGACGCGCTGTTTATCGCAGGCTCCTGGCTGACGTCGTTAAGCCAGGGCGCGACGATGGGCGCATGGGTTGAAGGCATCACGCATGACGGCGCCAGATTTACCGGCGGCCCGATGGACTGGCTGTCGCCCTTTTCGGTCTTCTGTGCAATAGCGCTCAGCGTCGGCTATGCGCTGCTCGGCGCGTGCTGGCTTATCTGGCGCTGCGAAGGAGAACTCAACGCGTGGGCGCGGCGTCAGGCCCTGTGGCTTGTCATTCTCACCGCCGCGCTGCTGGCGGGGCTGCTGGTCTGGACGGTGCAGCTCAATGAGACCTACCGGCTGCACCTGCAACTGTGGCGCTGGAGCGGGCCGCTGGTGGCGATGGGTTTGCTGGCGTTTTTGGGCGTGATGCTGACGCTGCGCCAGCGGCGCGATTTCCTGCCGCTCGCGATGACGCTCTTACTGTTTATCGCCGCATTTGGCGGGATGCTGCTGGCCGTTTTTCCGTTTATTCTGCCGCCGAATCTGCTGCTTATTCAGGCCGCCGCGCCGCCCGCCACGCAGAAGCTGATGCTTACCGCGTTCGGCGTCTTTGTGCCCATTACGCTTATCTATAACAGCTGGGGGTTCTGGGTGTTTCGCGGCAAGATCCACGCCGCGAAGGAAGAGTAG